The Chryseobacterium indologenes genomic sequence GCGAGTTCCACATTGCCGTCCAGTTCAGCAGCAAGCTGCATCACTTCCATTTTCTCAGTTTCTTCGGTCGTGTAAGCGAGGTATTCCTCCAAACTAACTTCGGTGGCATAGACTGCCGAGTGCGTACCACCTAAGCCAATCCAAACCTCTTTGTAAAGGCGGCTTGCATCGTTGTTCATATTGATGGAAAGTACCTGCCCTTTCTCTTTGTCAGTAAGCCCCAACATCGCCTGTATGTCATCAAACTTGTTCATATACTTGCGTTGGTCAAGCAGGATTTTGCAGTCGGAGTTGTTGATGATACTTTCTTTCACAATGGGCGACTGGATAATATCATCGACCTCTTGCGTTACGACAATCGCTTCGCCGAAAAATTTGCGGACGGTTTTAAACAGATACTTGATGTATTCCGCCATTCCCTCTTTGGCAATCGCTTTCCAGGCTTCTTCAATCAGGATGAGCTTGCGAATACCTTTCAATCGGCGCATCTTGTTGATGAACACCTCCATAATGATAATCGTGACTATGGGAAAGAGGATTTTGTGGTCTTTAATCGCATCAATTTCAAACACGATAAAGCGTTTGGAAAGCAGGTCTAACTGCTTGTTTGAGTTCAGCAGGTAATCGTATTCGCCACCCTTGTAATAGGGTTCGAGTACGTTCAGGAAATTGGCAATGTCAAAGTCTTTCTCCCTTACCTGCTTTTCCTCCAATACCTTGCGGTAATCGCCCTTTACATACTCATAAAAACCGTTGAATGAGGGATAAACATCTTGGTGCTTGATACGCTCGATATAACCGCTTACCGCATTGGAAAGGGCAACTTCTTCAGAACGGGTTGGTGGTTCATCATCACGTTTCCATAAAGTCAGTATCAAAGTCTTGATACTTTCCCTTTTCTCAATATCAAAGACGCCGTCATCAGTATAGAAAGGATTAAAGGCAATCGGGTTGTCTTCGGTGTAAGTGAAGTAAACACCGTCTTCGCCTTTGGTCTTTCCTTTGATGAGTTCGCATAAGCCCTGATAAGAGTTACCCGTATCTACCAACAGCACGTGTGCGCCCTGCTCGTAATACTGCCGTACCATATGGTTTGTGAAGAACGATTTACCACTGCCTGATGGCCCTAATATGAACTTGTTCCGGTTCGTGATGATACCCCGCTTCATAGGCAGGTCGGAAATATCCAGATGGATAGGTTTTCCGGTCAGGCGGTCAGCCATCTTGATACCGAACGGCGAGGGCGAATTGTGGTAGTTGGTTTCTTCCGTAAAGAAGCACAGCGCAGGCTCAATGAACGTGTAAAAACTTTCTTCGCTCGGAAAGTCGCCTGCATTGCCCGGCATTCCTGCCCAGTACAAGGTAGCCACATCCGCAGTGTTGTGCCGGGGTTTACACTCCATCAGTGCCAACGCACTACCGCAATCGTTCTTTAGCTGTTTGAGTTCCGAAAGGTCTTCCGACCACGCCATAATGTTGAAGTGCGCACGTATAGAAGACAGCCCGAAGCTGTGCGCTTCGTTCAGGTACTTTTCTATCCACTCTTTGTTGATTTGGTTGGCACGGCTGTACCTTGCCAGTGAGTGCATATTACGGGCAGATTTCTCAAACTTTTGCAGGTTGTCTTCACTGTTATCCAAAAACAAATACTGGTTGTAGATGTGGTTGCAGCTCAACAGCAAACCCACGGGTGCGGCGAATGACAAACGGCAGTCGCTACGGTCGGTGGATAGCTTTTCAAAACGGGTATCTGCCGATACGGTTCCGGGCAGGTCGTCTGTGTCTGACAAGATGTGCAGGCTTAACCTTTTGTTGCCAATGCGTACTTCTTCGTTTCCAAGTGCGATGTCCTGCATTGGTGTTCCGGCTCCCCTCGATAGCGTGAGGTACTGCTCCAGTAATCCCTGTGTATCTTCCGTACCGATGATTTCATCTTCGGTCAGGCATTTCAGGCTTACAAAACCGCTATCGTTCACGATACGCTCAAATTGGGCGACCGCCTCCATAAAGCGATGTATCGTTTCCTTGTTCCTGATTTCCTTTGGTATCAGTGTGCCTTTGCAAAGCGAACTGAAGTTGCTTTGCATCCGCATTCTTTCCTTAGTGGTCTTCGTCAAGAACAGGTAACAATAATGGTTCAGGAACGGTCGCTCGTTGAAATGGCGTTGATAAGACTTTGATAAAAAACTTTGGTCTTCTATTGACAGATCGGGCGCATAGCTTTCCTTGATGTACCAATCCTGTTTGTGAATGACCGTAAAATCAGGCAGGGTTTTAATCGCTTTGTGCCAGGCGGAATGTATGGCTTCGTATTCCGCAGAAGCGACTGTGAACAGTTCCGGCAGGCGCACTTCAAAGCAGGCGGTAATGTCCGCATCTTTGGATAAGATGCAGTTGTTCTCTACTGCCAGCAACGGAAATTTGTTTTCCAGTGTGGTGGTCTTTGCTACATTTCTCATACGGCATTCTGTTTAGGTGTGAATTTTAAATAGCGGTGTACAGGCTTGCGGCAGATGATGTAGCGGGGATGCCTTTTATTGCCTGCAATTTTCATCAGCCCGTGTTCGCCGTACTTCCTGTTCAGCGAAAAGGTCTGCCATACGATGAGCGAAGCACAGCCTGCTCCGAGGAACAGGCAGATGTAAGAGTTTACGCCTGCCATATACAGTATCATCACGAGGATAAGCGTACCGAGCAGCCCGCCTGCGAAAATGAACAGGTATTGTGCTTTCAGCCCTTTAAATTCCACCGTCCTGCCGATGCCTTTGTTGATATTGTAATTCATAAGGCAAAGGATTAAAGGAAGAATGAACGCAGGATAGTAGCGGCAACAATCAGGAAGATACACGCACCGAACCACGAAGCTGCGGTCTTACTCGTGTCGGGGTCGCCGGAACTGAATTTGTTGTACACCTTAACGCCCCCGATTAACCCGACGACTGCACCGATGGCGTAGATTAACTGCGTTGCGGGGTCGAAATAACTTGTTACCATTTGGGTAGCCTCGTTGATACCTGCCGAGCCGTTTCCCTGTGCGAACGCACCAATTCCTGACAGCATTGCCACGGCTGCCAGTAAAACTTTTTTTCTCTGTTTTTCCATAATTGAAACACATTAATTTGTTACTGTTTATCCCGCACCTTGCGAGCTTTCGGGACAAATGTCTTGTGGAAAAAGAGGCGTTATGAGAAAGTGGCAGTCAAAGGAAGTGTTTGGCTGTGAGTGGCTTTGCAACAAGCATTTGAGCATAAAAAAAAGCCAAACTTTTTACGGTTTGAGGTTACGTTTCAATAATAACTATTATGGATTTTGCACTTTTATTCTATAGAAGCGGTTATCTGTCACTCAAAACGAGCCAAAATCCAAAGTTTATAGCTGAAAGCTTTCGCAAACGAAACCAAATTAGTAGATTTGCCAAAAGTGTCAAGAAATAAATTTCAAGATTATGAAAGAAACATTTGGCGAATATATTCACAAGCTAAGATTAGATAATGGTTTAACATTAACTAAACTTGCGGCTGCATTAGACATAGACCAATCTACCTTATCAAAAATTGAAAACGGTAAAAGAAATGTACCTGCTGAAATAATACCGAAACTTTCAGCATTTTTCAGTCTTGACTTAAAAAAATTAGAACACGAGTATCTAAGCGAAAGAATTGCAGAATTAATTTATCCGGAGGAGGAAACTCAAAAGCTATTTTTAGCTGCTGAGGAGAAAGCAAAATATATGAGAATTAAAAACCAACATCAAAGTACACTCAAGTTTTAATTATGGTAGGAGCATCATTATTTTCAAGTGCAGGCATAGCAGAAACTTACTTTGAAGAAGTAGGAATTAATATTATCGCTGCTAACGAATTGGTTCAGGAAAGAGCTGACCTATATCAGGCATTGTATCCAAATTCTAAAATGATTGCAGGTAGCATTTTAGACGATAAGATTTTTAAAACACTCGTAGAAAGTACCCCTGAAAAATTAGACTTTCTAATTGCTTCACCACCTTGTCAAGGAATGAGTGTTGCAGGAAAAAATCGGAATATTGAGCAAATGCTTAAAGATGAAAGGAATTATCTTGTTTTTAAAATAATTGATTTCATTAAATTAAAATCTCCCGATTTTGTACTGATAGAAAATGTACCAACATTTTTTAAGATGGTTTTGCCATACCAAAATCAACATTTAAAAGTAATAGAGATTTTAAATCTATTATTCGGCAAAGAATACAAAATTGAAGCTAATGTGTATGATGCTTCTGAATATGGTGTTGCTCAAAGACGGACAAGAGCAATCATAAAATTGTACCGAAAAGACAAAAAATGGGGACAACCTATAAAGTCTGAAAAGCAAATAACAGTCGAAGAAAAGATTGGTTTTTTACCAAGTATTGAGGCAGGAGAACAGTCAAAAATAAAATGGCATTTTGCCCGAAAACATTCGGATAATCACGTACTGTGGATGAAGCATACCCCAACAGGAAAAACCGCTTTTGAAAATGAAGAATACTTTCCTATAAAATCTAATGGAGAAAAAATAAAAAGTTACAATACCACATACCGACGAATTAAATGGGATGAACCCGCTCCCACCATTACAATGCGAAATGATGCAATCAGTTCACAATTGAATGTGCATCCAGGAAGAAAATTAAAAAACGGAACTTATTCTGATGCAAGAGTTTTAACACCTTTGGAGTTAATGTTGTTGTCCTCTCTTCCACAAAATTGGAATATCCCGGATAATACACCTGAATTACTTATTAGAAAATGTATTGGAGAATGTATTCCGCCTTTGTTAATTAAAAATATTGTTGCTCAAATAAATCAATAATATGACTTTACGAATTGATAGTAAGAAATGGATTTTATACAGACATACAAGAGATTTTGAAAAACTTTGTGTTGTTGCTGAATTTTTGAAGTCATACACCAAGACAGGAATTTCAAAAGATGAGAAAGCGCAATTAAATTCAAAGTTACGTGAGTTAGGTTTGTATAGCGAAAGAAATCCTGAATTACCGCTTGATGCGATAAACCATAAAATCAATCAGCTTTCATATTATATGTTTGGCTACCAAGCCAAGGTTGATGGGCAAGACCGTTTTTTATTTAGTCCGCTTGGAAACTTATTTTTGAAAAACGTTGGGGATAAAGAGAAAATAGCCAAAATATTTCTTACAATGCTTTGGGCTGTACAATATCCCCATCCACATAGCGGAACGGATAGCGAATTTCAGCTTTATCCATTTCGTTTGATTTATAAATTGCTTTCAGAACCAAAACTATCTAACAAACTTTATGCTTTTGAGGTTGCGTACGTTGTTGTGTTTCTCAAAGAAGCTACTCAAAAAACATATGATGTCTTAATAAATGAATTATTAGCATTAAGAAAGTTTTCAGATGAAGAAATTGCTCAAAAATTTCAAGAAGACAGACACGCTTATGTGAACTCTGCTTATGAATGGGATTATTACGTTTCAAGTCTGTTTGAAAGTGCAGGTGTATTGAACAAACGAGAGGGAATTGTTATAACCAAACTACAACACGGAACAACCAATACTTTTAGGAAAATAACAAGAAACGAGGTTGCAATTCCTGAAAATTTAAAACAGTTAGTTCAGCAATTAGAAAATGAATATTCTTTTTTAGCAAAGCCTCTGTTGCTTAACGACCCTGAACGTTTGAAAATTGATGTTATTAAGGAAATTTACAGTTTTTACCCTAAGACACTTTTAGTTGAAATTGGCGAAGTAGCTGATGATATAAAATTTGAATTGCTTAATCTTCCGAAAATTATAGAACAATACGCAAACAATAACGAAGGAGCGGAAGCATATCTTTTGAAGATGCTTTGACAGATGGTTTCAATATGTTCTACAATATAGAAGCCGAAAAAGTAGGCGGAGCAGGAAACACTGATTTGGAATGCCTGTATATTCCTAAAAAGAAAAAATTCGCCGTTGATGCCAAGTCGACCAAAAACAAACTTTCGGGTGTAAATGCTGGAAGATTAGAAGGGCACCGAGAAAAAATTGGGGGAGCTTACACAATTGTAGTTACGCCAAGATATGTTCCAGCGGTACTTCAAGATATTCGCACAAGTCCGATTGTAATTATTCGGGCAAACACTTTTTCGGAATATTTATACAACTGTATTGATAATGACGTGAGAGAAATTGACTACGAAGATTTTGATAATATCATCGTCAATAATCTTGGAAAAGACATCAGTAAAAACATTTCGGACCTGACTATTTCAAGGTTTGCAGCAAAAAATTAAAACTTACGATGATTACAATTACGAGAGAAAATAATATGGAATTAATGGCAAGATATCCAGACAACTATTTTGACCTTGCCATAGTCGACCCACCTTATGGGATTTTAAACAAAACAAAAAGAGGTGGCGACTACAAATTTAATATGGATGAGTACAGTCAATGGGATGTAAAACCCAATGATGATTACTTTAATGAGTTACTTCGGGTTTCAAAAAATCAGATTATTTGGGGAGGAAACTATTTCGGACAACTTTGGCTAAAAAGCGAATACAACAAAGGGTTTATTATTTGGGATAAAAACCAACCCGAAACATTGAATAATTTTTCAATGGCAGAAATGGCTTGGTCATCATTAGACAAGCCTTCAAAAATTTTCAGATTTAGTGTAAGAAAAAATAGAAATAAAATCCACCCAACACAAAAACCAGTAGAGCTTTACGAATGGCTTTTGAAAATGTATGCTAATCAAGGAGATAAAATCTTAGATACTCATTTGGGAAGTGGAACAATTGCAATTGCGTGTTATAATGCAGGATTGAGTTTGACAGCTTGCGAAATTAGCGAAACCTACTATTTAAAAGCATTAGATAAGATAAAGGAAGTCATTCCCGAAAGTGCAATCCATACGAATGATTTAGATGCTTTTTCTTTGACATTTCCTGAGCAAACTAAATCTAAAAACGGATTATATAAACAATATCAAGAACAGGTAGAACAATTGAGATTATTTAAAGAAGAACGAGCAAAGTACTATGCAGGTGTGAGATAGTTCCCATATAGGCATCTCCAAAATAATGTAATGAAAAAGTAAAACTAAATAATATCGCAATTTTTGTGTTGTTCATTACATCATATATTCCGTTGTTTGGATTATTGATTTTGCGACAAGTCAAGCAAAATATTGATTATTTGAATTTTGGAGGTTTTAGTCAAGAAAGTGTATTTCTGGCTTTAGCAAAATTTGGGTTAAGCGTTTTTCTTTTTCTTACTGCAATATTCGGTTATATAGGGCTGAAATTTTTATTGATAAATTTAGATATAAAAAAATCAAATGGAGAGCTTGTAAAAGTCGTTGAAGTAGAAAACAAGAATAGTGAAAGCATCAGTTACATCTCAACTTACATTGTTCCCTTCATCTTCCAAGACACAAATAACTTATTTGACATTACGTCGATTTTCATTGTCTTGATAATCATATTTTTCATTTATACAAAATCAAATATGATTGTAATAAATCCAATATTGAGTATTACTCATACCCTTTACCAAATTGATTACAACAAGAAGAGCCAAACAAAAAAAGCTCTTTTGATAACAAAAGATGAAGATTTGGAAAGCGGGCAAGAAATAAAAATAAACTTAATTACGAAAAATATTTATTATGGATAAATCCATTTTGGTCGATATAATTGGTCAGGCAAGTGCGGAAAACTTAAAGATGTATTTTGTCACTCGTATTCTCAAAGAAGGAATGAAAGCTAACGCACGTGTTTTGGAAAAGTTTGACTTTAAAGTTTATCAGATAGAGATTACGGATGAAGTAAGAAACTATCTTTATGAACTTTCATTGAAACAGTTCAAAAAAATTCAGGATAATGAAGATTTAAACTTTTTCGATTATGATGTCATAGCTGACGAAACAGAACATCTGTTTACTTATCAAATGCAGAATAAAGTTGGCTCTTTTTCAGACGTTGTTTATAACCAATTAAACCAAAGCCCACCGAAAATCACAGATTTAAACGATATACTCCAAGATGAAACTCTTTGGGCATATTGTGTCGAGTTTGAAATTGACAGTAATAAATCTTTTTATACATTTAGAAAAATATCCCCCGGAAAAGTAGGAGTGGAAAAGGAAAAAGACGGAGAAAAGAAAAGCTTAGGCAGTCAGATAAGGACTTTTTTTGACACCAATACCAATACACTTTCATTGCTAAAAAGCGATACTGTTTATTTAGACAAACAAATAGATTGTATCTTTTATGAAGAAACTTTTTACGTATTGAAGAAATTTTACTTTGAGCAACTTGTCGGATTACAAGAAGAATATAAGAAGAGAGCGGAAGACGTAGCAACATCAATATCTAAACATCAGTGTTTTGGAGATATTAAGCTTCTAACTGATAAAATAGAAACAAAAGCTTCTATTCATAAAAAGTTGATGAAGTTGGAAAAATTAGGAAATCTAAATTCTTTAACTTCTAAAAACATAAAAAAGTTGGAAACATTGGGTAAAAAGAAAAAAGCACCGATAAACTTAAAAGATGGTAAAATCCAATTTGAAACGGAAGAAGATATAGATAATGTGGTCAAACTATTATGTGACTATTTCAAAACTGGAGATTATTCAGGTAAGCCCTACGGAACATACGCAGGTAAGTTACAAGTGACGGAATAATGTTGTCATTTCTCACAAGAGGCATAATAAGATAATGTCACACTAATACGCAGTTATACTCCTAAAAAAAGGGAATTCTATACAAACTCCCCAATGTCAAAATCACCCAAATCACTTTTCCGCAAGGTGGAAGAACCGTCGTCGCTTTCAGATGAAAGTGTGCTATCCAAAAGCTCGGCAATTTTTCGGGAAGCACCCTCAATGGAATTTTCCAGTAAGCTGAATAATTCGGTTCCCTGTAATTTCTGAACTATGGCTACCGCTGTTTCCTTTTGAGCCTGTTCCAAATTCTCTTTTTGGAGCAATGCCCCTACGGAGCTTAGTTCGTCGTAGGTAACCCCTTGGGCAAAACCGTTATCGCCACCGGATATTCCGTACCTGTTCCATTCTTCTTCCTCTTCCTCCAAATCAGGCATATTGCTGAAAACTTCGTCCAGTTCTTCCTGCGGAATTTGAATGCTGACGTTTTCGTTTTCGTCGTATTCAATGTCTAAATTATCAGGGTTTATCTCCTGTTCCGTTATTTGGCTTTCATTGGCAGTGTTTGGCACTGAAAGGCTTCTTACTGGCTTGGGTTGCCCCATAATATCGGGCAGGTTCGGGTTAACTTTTTCCTGTTTGGACTTTTGCTCCGACCTTTTATGAATGACAATCTTATCCTGCAAAAGCAGGACAATGACTATCAGCAGGCAAATCACAATTACTATTTCCATAATCAGATGCTTTAAAAAATGGGTTTAAACTTTTCGTTGAAATCATCGGTAATGGCTTTTTCAAAAATTTCAAAATGATGTTCCAGTATGTTATCAAGATAGGCATACAGGGGTATGGCATCTTTACCAATGACCTGTACAATACGGGATAGCCGTTCGTGGTATTCCTGTCGGATGTAAATGCTTTTATCACCCCGCTTCGTCATTGAGTGGGTTTTCAAAAAATGTTCGCCGTAGCTTCCGTCAAGGCTTTTATTGGTGCGGTTCCTTTCCCGTGGTACTGGTTTGCTTTGTGATAGTTCTTCCTGCTGCACCTCGTCTTTTACCGCTTCCTT encodes the following:
- the traG gene encoding TraG family conjugative transposon ATPase; this translates as MRNVAKTTTLENKFPLLAVENNCILSKDADITACFEVRLPELFTVASAEYEAIHSAWHKAIKTLPDFTVIHKQDWYIKESYAPDLSIEDQSFLSKSYQRHFNERPFLNHYCYLFLTKTTKERMRMQSNFSSLCKGTLIPKEIRNKETIHRFMEAVAQFERIVNDSGFVSLKCLTEDEIIGTEDTQGLLEQYLTLSRGAGTPMQDIALGNEEVRIGNKRLSLHILSDTDDLPGTVSADTRFEKLSTDRSDCRLSFAAPVGLLLSCNHIYNQYLFLDNSEDNLQKFEKSARNMHSLARYSRANQINKEWIEKYLNEAHSFGLSSIRAHFNIMAWSEDLSELKQLKNDCGSALALMECKPRHNTADVATLYWAGMPGNAGDFPSEESFYTFIEPALCFFTEETNYHNSPSPFGIKMADRLTGKPIHLDISDLPMKRGIITNRNKFILGPSGSGKSFFTNHMVRQYYEQGAHVLLVDTGNSYQGLCELIKGKTKGEDGVYFTYTEDNPIAFNPFYTDDGVFDIEKRESIKTLILTLWKRDDEPPTRSEEVALSNAVSGYIERIKHQDVYPSFNGFYEYVKGDYRKVLEEKQVREKDFDIANFLNVLEPYYKGGEYDYLLNSNKQLDLLSKRFIVFEIDAIKDHKILFPIVTIIIMEVFINKMRRLKGIRKLILIEEAWKAIAKEGMAEYIKYLFKTVRKFFGEAIVVTQEVDDIIQSPIVKESIINNSDCKILLDQRKYMNKFDDIQAMLGLTDKEKGQVLSINMNNDASRLYKEVWIGLGGTHSAVYATEVSLEEYLAYTTEETEKMEVMQLAAELDGNVELAIKHIAMQRRDNSNQ
- a CDS encoding DUF4133 domain-containing protein — protein: MNYNINKGIGRTVEFKGLKAQYLFIFAGGLLGTLILVMILYMAGVNSYICLFLGAGCASLIVWQTFSLNRKYGEHGLMKIAGNKRHPRYIICRKPVHRYLKFTPKQNAV
- a CDS encoding DUF4134 domain-containing protein, whose product is MEKQRKKVLLAAVAMLSGIGAFAQGNGSAGINEATQMVTSYFDPATQLIYAIGAVVGLIGGVKVYNKFSSGDPDTSKTAASWFGACIFLIVAATILRSFFL
- a CDS encoding helix-turn-helix transcriptional regulator — its product is MKETFGEYIHKLRLDNGLTLTKLAAALDIDQSTLSKIENGKRNVPAEIIPKLSAFFSLDLKKLEHEYLSERIAELIYPEEETQKLFLAAEEKAKYMRIKNQHQSTLKF
- a CDS encoding DNA cytosine methyltransferase; translated protein: MVGASLFSSAGIAETYFEEVGINIIAANELVQERADLYQALYPNSKMIAGSILDDKIFKTLVESTPEKLDFLIASPPCQGMSVAGKNRNIEQMLKDERNYLVFKIIDFIKLKSPDFVLIENVPTFFKMVLPYQNQHLKVIEILNLLFGKEYKIEANVYDASEYGVAQRRTRAIIKLYRKDKKWGQPIKSEKQITVEEKIGFLPSIEAGEQSKIKWHFARKHSDNHVLWMKHTPTGKTAFENEEYFPIKSNGEKIKSYNTTYRRIKWDEPAPTITMRNDAISSQLNVHPGRKLKNGTYSDARVLTPLELMLLSSLPQNWNIPDNTPELLIRKCIGECIPPLLIKNIVAQINQ
- a CDS encoding site-specific DNA-methyltransferase; its protein translation is MITITRENNMELMARYPDNYFDLAIVDPPYGILNKTKRGGDYKFNMDEYSQWDVKPNDDYFNELLRVSKNQIIWGGNYFGQLWLKSEYNKGFIIWDKNQPETLNNFSMAEMAWSSLDKPSKIFRFSVRKNRNKIHPTQKPVELYEWLLKMYANQGDKILDTHLGSGTIAIACYNAGLSLTACEISETYYLKALDKIKEVIPESAIHTNDLDAFSLTFPEQTKSKNGLYKQYQEQVEQLRLFKEERAKYYAGVR
- a CDS encoding DUF4868 domain-containing protein produces the protein MDKSILVDIIGQASAENLKMYFVTRILKEGMKANARVLEKFDFKVYQIEITDEVRNYLYELSLKQFKKIQDNEDLNFFDYDVIADETEHLFTYQMQNKVGSFSDVVYNQLNQSPPKITDLNDILQDETLWAYCVEFEIDSNKSFYTFRKISPGKVGVEKEKDGEKKSLGSQIRTFFDTNTNTLSLLKSDTVYLDKQIDCIFYEETFYVLKKFYFEQLVGLQEEYKKRAEDVATSISKHQCFGDIKLLTDKIETKASIHKKLMKLEKLGNLNSLTSKNIKKLETLGKKKKAPINLKDGKIQFETEEDIDNVVKLLCDYFKTGDYSGKPYGTYAGKLQVTE
- a CDS encoding conjugal transfer protein TraD, which produces MEIVIVICLLIVIVLLLQDKIVIHKRSEQKSKQEKVNPNLPDIMGQPKPVRSLSVPNTANESQITEQEINPDNLDIEYDENENVSIQIPQEELDEVFSNMPDLEEEEEEWNRYGISGGDNGFAQGVTYDELSSVGALLQKENLEQAQKETAVAIVQKLQGTELFSLLENSIEGASRKIAELLDSTLSSESDDGSSTLRKSDLGDFDIGEFV
- a CDS encoding DUF3408 domain-containing protein; its protein translation is MEKDNKRKVTPDINEEMMMNLMVDGVKKDGLQLPSEPAEEQVKEAVKDEVQQEELSQSKPVPRERNRTNKSLDGSYGEHFLKTHSMTKRGDKSIYIRQEYHERLSRIVQVIGKDAIPLYAYLDNILEHHFEIFEKAITDDFNEKFKPIF